Proteins from one Microbacterium proteolyticum genomic window:
- a CDS encoding DUF2520 domain-containing protein produces MSGGRDGRLGVGIIGAGRVGPVIGAALAGAGHALTGITSGSDDDRVEAILPGVPVLPPEEVVRRSELVVVAVPHDQLPGLVAGLADLGAWQPGQLVMHTDPGYGVEVLAPALQRGAIPLAIHPAIVFTGASSIDLRQLAQAYAAVTAPGPVLPIAQALAVELGCEPVVVAEADRVAYAEAVATATQFSRSIIRQSAALLTGVGVENAGAYLSALVRSSVDQALADGAGPVGADGAPPDATIDG; encoded by the coding sequence ATGAGCGGGGGTCGCGACGGTCGACTCGGCGTCGGCATCATCGGTGCGGGTCGCGTGGGTCCGGTGATCGGGGCGGCGCTGGCGGGAGCGGGCCACGCGCTGACCGGGATCACGTCGGGATCCGATGACGACCGTGTCGAGGCGATCCTGCCGGGTGTGCCGGTGCTGCCACCCGAGGAGGTCGTCCGTCGGAGCGAACTCGTGGTCGTCGCGGTCCCGCACGATCAACTCCCCGGCCTCGTCGCCGGGCTCGCCGATCTGGGCGCGTGGCAGCCCGGGCAGCTCGTGATGCACACCGACCCCGGATACGGCGTCGAGGTTCTCGCGCCGGCGCTGCAGCGCGGCGCGATCCCGCTCGCCATCCATCCGGCGATCGTGTTCACGGGCGCATCGTCGATCGATCTGCGCCAGCTCGCGCAGGCGTATGCCGCCGTGACCGCACCGGGGCCGGTACTGCCGATCGCCCAGGCGCTCGCCGTCGAGCTGGGGTGCGAGCCGGTGGTCGTCGCCGAGGCGGACCGCGTCGCGTACGCCGAGGCGGTGGCCACGGCGACGCAGTTCTCGCGCTCGATCATCCGCCAGTCCGCGGCGCTGCTCACCGGGGTGGGTGTGGAGAATGCGGGGGCGTACCTGTCCGCGCTCGTGCGGTCGAGCGTCGACCAGGCGCTCGCCGACGGAGCGGGGCCGGTCGGTGCGGACGGCGCTCCGCCGGACGCTACGATCGACGGATGA
- the panC gene encoding pantoate--beta-alanine ligase codes for MIRTIEDLRTRLAEARSADRPGGAARVALVSTLGALHDGHVDLIRAARERADVVVVSTFVNPLRFRTAEETAAYPRTPDADADLLDDLGIDLVFAPTAAEFLPAGTATTRVSAGDLGLRYEGRTRPFYFDGVLTVEAKLFHLIRPDVAVYGERDLQRAFLVRRMIRDLDFGIDTILVPTVRAEDGLPVSSRVGLLDEADRRAAAKLPVALEAAASNADLGVDSCIAAAQSSLMGEARIHLEYLSVVDPETFLPVDDGHRGRAIALIAATVGGHRFIDNAEISLR; via the coding sequence ATGATCCGCACCATCGAGGATCTGCGCACCCGACTGGCCGAGGCCAGAAGCGCAGACCGCCCGGGCGGTGCGGCCCGCGTCGCGCTCGTCTCGACGCTCGGGGCCCTGCACGACGGCCATGTCGACCTCATCCGCGCGGCCCGCGAGCGCGCGGACGTCGTCGTCGTGTCGACCTTCGTCAATCCGCTGCGCTTCCGGACGGCCGAGGAGACCGCGGCCTATCCGCGCACGCCGGACGCCGACGCCGATCTTCTCGACGACCTGGGCATCGATCTGGTCTTCGCGCCGACCGCCGCGGAATTCCTGCCCGCGGGAACGGCGACCACGCGGGTGTCGGCGGGCGACCTGGGGCTCCGATACGAGGGGCGGACCCGCCCGTTCTACTTCGACGGAGTCCTCACGGTCGAAGCGAAGCTGTTCCACCTCATCCGGCCCGACGTCGCCGTCTACGGAGAGCGGGATCTGCAGCGGGCCTTCCTCGTTCGCCGCATGATCCGCGACCTCGACTTCGGCATCGACACGATCCTCGTCCCGACCGTGCGCGCCGAGGACGGCCTGCCCGTCTCGAGCCGCGTGGGTCTGTTGGACGAGGCCGATCGCCGAGCCGCCGCCAAGCTTCCCGTGGCCCTGGAAGCGGCGGCATCCAACGCCGATCTGGGTGTGGATTCCTGCATCGCGGCGGCGCAGTCCTCGCTCATGGGCGAGGCGCGGATCCACCTGGAGTACCTGTCGGTCGTCGACCCCGAGACGTTCCTGCCCGTGGACGACGGCCACCGCGGGCGCGCGATCGCGCTCATCGCCGCGACCGTGGGTGGGCACCGGTTCATCGACAACGCGGAGATCTCGCTGCGCTGA
- the lysS gene encoding lysine--tRNA ligase, translated as MTDAPANDAEPTEEDVFEQKAVRLAKRERLLEERSDAAGGPYPVFVPVTDTIPSLRERYADLEAGDETGVTAGVAGRVVFSRNTGKLCFASLQSGDGSRIQAMVSLANVGDESLQAWKELVDLGDHVFVSGEVISSRRGELSIMVSEWAIAAKAVLPLPNMYSELNEESRVRSRFLDLIVRDRARETVLARAKVNASLRRTFADRAFVEVETPMLQVQHGGASARPFITHSNAFDADLYLRIAPELFLKRAVVGGIDRVFEINRNFRNEGADSTHSPEFAMLEAYQAYTDYNGIADLTQTLIQDAAIAVAGSTTVTWADGTEYDLGGEWDRISMYDSLSEAAGRTITPETTLEDLRAFGAEAGVGAPAHETHGKWVEELWEHFVKGGLTRPTFVMDFPLDTSPLVREHRSIAGVVEKWDLYVRGFELATGYSELVDPVIQRERFTEQAKLAARGDDEAMPIDEEFLRALEHGMPPTGGMGMGIDRLLMAITGLGIRETILFPLVK; from the coding sequence ATGACCGACGCGCCCGCGAACGACGCCGAACCGACCGAAGAGGACGTCTTCGAGCAGAAGGCGGTCCGCCTCGCCAAGCGGGAACGCCTGCTCGAGGAGCGGTCGGATGCCGCCGGGGGCCCGTACCCCGTCTTCGTTCCGGTGACGGACACGATCCCGTCGCTCCGCGAACGCTACGCCGACCTCGAGGCGGGCGACGAGACCGGCGTGACCGCGGGCGTCGCGGGACGCGTCGTCTTCAGTCGCAACACCGGGAAGCTGTGCTTCGCGTCGCTGCAGTCCGGCGACGGCAGCCGGATCCAGGCGATGGTGTCGCTCGCGAACGTGGGTGACGAGTCGCTGCAGGCGTGGAAGGAACTCGTCGACCTCGGCGATCACGTCTTCGTCTCGGGAGAGGTGATCTCGAGCCGCCGCGGCGAGCTGTCGATCATGGTGTCGGAGTGGGCCATCGCCGCCAAGGCCGTTCTGCCCCTGCCCAACATGTACTCCGAGTTGAACGAGGAGAGCCGGGTCCGCAGCCGGTTCCTCGATCTCATCGTGCGCGATCGTGCCCGCGAGACCGTGCTCGCGCGCGCGAAAGTCAACGCCAGCCTGCGACGCACCTTCGCCGACCGGGCGTTCGTCGAGGTCGAGACGCCCATGCTGCAGGTGCAACACGGCGGTGCCAGCGCTCGCCCGTTCATCACGCACTCGAACGCGTTCGACGCCGACCTGTACCTGCGCATCGCGCCGGAGCTGTTCCTCAAGCGCGCGGTCGTGGGCGGTATCGACCGGGTGTTCGAGATCAATCGCAACTTCCGCAACGAGGGCGCCGACTCCACGCACAGCCCCGAGTTCGCGATGCTCGAGGCGTACCAGGCCTACACCGATTACAACGGCATCGCGGATCTGACGCAGACGCTGATCCAGGACGCGGCCATCGCGGTGGCCGGTTCGACGACGGTGACCTGGGCGGACGGGACCGAGTACGACCTCGGCGGCGAGTGGGATCGCATCTCGATGTACGACTCGCTGTCCGAGGCCGCCGGCCGGACGATCACGCCCGAGACCACGCTGGAGGACCTGCGGGCCTTCGGCGCCGAAGCCGGTGTCGGGGCGCCGGCTCACGAGACGCACGGCAAGTGGGTCGAAGAGCTGTGGGAGCACTTCGTCAAGGGCGGACTCACCCGGCCGACGTTCGTCATGGATTTCCCCCTCGACACCAGCCCGCTGGTGCGCGAGCACCGTTCCATCGCCGGCGTGGTGGAGAAGTGGGACCTGTACGTGCGCGGCTTCGAGCTGGCGACCGGGTACTCCGAGCTGGTCGACCCCGTCATCCAGCGCGAACGCTTCACCGAGCAGGCCAAGCTCGCCGCGCGGGGCGACGACGAGGCGATGCCCATCGATGAGGAGTTCCTCCGTGCGCTCGAGCACGGCATGCCCCCCACCGGCGGCATGGGGATGGGTATCGATCGACTGCTCATGGCCATCACCGGTCTCGGGATCCGCGAGACGATCCTGTTCCCGCTGGTGAAGTGA
- a CDS encoding DUF4192 family protein gives MSQIVRAGAPAEFLSLVPHLLGCTPRSSLAVVTFAAGRSLGALRIDLPDPGAVADVESVASTVIGMACKVSRTDAVALVVYTDLALRDAGELPHRALVDAVLARADICGLRVIDAFAVGLDGWNGYLSGGEGEPRPLAEIAPDPDLVPTPEVDGDQFAAATLPPITAAERTAVHRLLDDAEQLVARSREAKRLPARRRAAATLLLDDIADPPAVFEAFVSPDDDPDHRTVAAVSFGLQRPLLRDVALMQWLSDLATGDATYGAQTAYAAGQPFPADLARPMWGEGAHPDPPRLLRALDRCRYAAAATPRARRAGPLAACAWLAWATGRSTHAAAYAADALEIDPDHGLADIVRIMCAQGRLPEWVFEREPVTSPAGTGSSRGSRDR, from the coding sequence ATGTCACAGATCGTCCGCGCCGGCGCTCCCGCCGAGTTCCTCTCCCTCGTCCCCCATCTGCTGGGATGCACGCCCCGCTCCAGCCTCGCCGTGGTCACGTTCGCGGCGGGCCGCTCGCTCGGCGCACTCCGGATCGACCTGCCCGACCCCGGCGCCGTCGCGGACGTCGAGAGCGTCGCCTCCACCGTGATCGGCATGGCCTGCAAGGTCTCGCGGACGGATGCCGTCGCGCTTGTCGTGTACACCGATCTCGCACTCCGGGATGCCGGGGAGCTCCCCCATCGCGCCCTCGTCGACGCCGTCCTGGCCCGCGCCGACATCTGCGGCCTGCGCGTGATCGATGCGTTCGCCGTCGGCCTCGACGGGTGGAACGGCTATCTGAGCGGAGGGGAGGGTGAGCCGCGGCCGCTCGCGGAGATCGCGCCCGACCCCGATCTCGTGCCGACGCCGGAGGTCGACGGCGACCAGTTCGCCGCAGCGACCCTCCCCCCGATCACCGCCGCCGAACGCACGGCGGTGCACCGGCTTCTGGACGACGCCGAACAGCTGGTCGCCCGCTCGCGCGAGGCCAAGCGCCTCCCGGCCCGGCGGCGCGCCGCCGCCACGCTCCTCCTCGACGACATCGCCGACCCGCCGGCGGTGTTCGAGGCGTTCGTCTCCCCCGACGACGATCCGGATCACCGCACGGTCGCGGCCGTCTCGTTCGGCTTGCAACGGCCGCTCCTGCGGGACGTCGCCCTGATGCAGTGGCTCAGCGACCTCGCCACCGGCGATGCGACCTACGGGGCGCAGACCGCCTATGCGGCGGGGCAGCCGTTCCCGGCGGACCTCGCCCGGCCGATGTGGGGAGAGGGCGCCCACCCCGATCCTCCGCGGCTGCTGCGGGCGCTCGACCGGTGCCGGTACGCGGCCGCCGCGACACCGCGCGCGCGACGGGCGGGCCCTCTCGCCGCGTGCGCATGGCTCGCGTGGGCGACGGGCAGGTCGACGCACGCCGCGGCCTACGCCGCCGACGCGCTCGAGATCGACCCCGACCACGGACTCGCCGACATCGTCCGGATCATGTGCGCACAGGGACGACTGCCGGAGTGGGTCTTCGAGCGCGAGCCGGTCACTTCACCAGCGGGAACAGGATCGTCTCGCGGATCCCGAGACCGGTGA
- the cls gene encoding cardiolipin synthase: MDTTFEASWLVIALFVIDLVVRIAAVIIVPRNRRPTAAMAWLLAIYFIPFVGVVLFLLIGNPRLPRTRRRKQADINRYIHDTSESLEFGTLRPNAPDWFRALVRLNRNLGAMPIAGDNGATLIADYQESLDTMADAIRRADRYVHVEFYILQADAATDNFFRALEEVAARGVVVRVLLDHWANRGKPYYRQTLRRLDEMGAHWHLMLPVQPLRGRYQRPDLRNHRKLLVIDGDVAFMGSQNVTDSTYNLSKNIRRGLHWVDLMVRVEGPVVASINAVFLSDWYSETDETLTDEIDLFSVESGPGDLDCQIVPSGPGFDFQNNLKLFLGLLFAARERIIIVSPYFVPDEALLLAITTACQRGVHVELFVSEEGDQAMVYHAQRSYYEALLTAGVKIWMYRKPFILHSKSLTIDDEVAVIGSSNMDMRSFGLNLEISMLVRGEEFVRDMRRVEDVYRTLSRELTVEEWRRQPLRSTILDNLARLTSALQ; encoded by the coding sequence ATCGACACCACGTTCGAGGCGAGCTGGCTCGTCATCGCGCTGTTCGTGATCGATCTGGTCGTGCGCATCGCCGCGGTCATCATCGTGCCGCGCAACCGTCGCCCGACCGCGGCCATGGCGTGGCTGCTGGCGATCTACTTCATCCCCTTCGTCGGCGTGGTCCTGTTCCTCCTGATCGGGAATCCGCGGCTGCCGCGCACGCGCCGCCGCAAGCAGGCCGACATCAACCGGTACATCCACGACACGAGCGAATCCCTCGAGTTCGGCACGCTGCGACCGAACGCGCCCGACTGGTTCCGTGCGCTCGTCCGGCTGAACCGCAACCTCGGCGCCATGCCCATCGCGGGTGACAACGGCGCGACCCTCATCGCCGACTACCAGGAGAGCCTCGACACGATGGCGGACGCCATCCGCCGGGCCGATCGGTACGTGCACGTCGAGTTCTACATCCTCCAGGCCGACGCCGCGACCGACAACTTCTTCCGCGCCCTCGAAGAGGTCGCTGCACGGGGCGTGGTCGTGCGCGTCCTGCTCGACCACTGGGCGAACAGGGGCAAGCCGTACTACCGGCAGACGCTTCGCCGACTCGACGAGATGGGCGCGCACTGGCATCTGATGCTGCCCGTCCAGCCGCTGCGGGGCCGGTATCAGCGACCCGACCTGCGCAACCACCGGAAGCTCCTGGTCATCGACGGCGACGTGGCGTTCATGGGCTCGCAGAACGTGACCGACTCGACGTACAACCTGAGCAAGAACATCCGCCGCGGGCTCCACTGGGTCGACCTCATGGTCCGGGTCGAGGGCCCCGTCGTCGCGAGCATCAACGCCGTGTTCCTCAGCGATTGGTACAGCGAGACCGACGAGACGTTGACCGACGAGATCGACCTGTTCAGCGTCGAATCCGGCCCCGGCGACCTCGACTGCCAGATCGTCCCCTCCGGCCCCGGCTTCGACTTCCAGAACAACCTCAAGCTGTTCCTCGGCCTGCTCTTCGCCGCCCGCGAGCGCATCATCATCGTGAGCCCGTACTTCGTGCCCGACGAGGCGCTCCTGCTGGCGATCACGACGGCCTGCCAGCGCGGCGTCCACGTGGAGCTGTTCGTCTCGGAAGAGGGCGATCAGGCGATGGTCTACCACGCCCAGCGCAGCTACTACGAGGCACTGCTGACGGCCGGCGTGAAGATCTGGATGTACCGCAAGCCCTTCATCCTGCACAGCAAGAGCCTGACCATCGACGACGAGGTCGCCGTGATCGGGTCGAGCAACATGGACATGCGCTCGTTCGGTCTCAACCTCGAGATCTCCATGCTCGTGCGCGGTGAGGAGTTCGTCCGCGACATGCGGCGCGTCGAAGACGTGTACCGGACGCTCAGCCGCGAACTCACGGTCGAGGAGTGGCGCCGTCAGCCCCTCCGCTCGACGATTCTCGACAACCTCGCGCGCCTCACCTCGGCGCTGCAGTGA
- a CDS encoding helix-turn-helix domain-containing protein, whose product MSPAIEDDGPSGIHCRLDELLAERGMTLTRLSELVGVSIVNLSVLKNDRARAIRYSTLAAICRALDCEVGDLLVVQG is encoded by the coding sequence GTGAGCCCCGCGATCGAAGACGACGGCCCCAGCGGCATCCACTGCCGACTCGACGAGCTGCTCGCCGAACGGGGCATGACGCTGACGCGGCTGAGCGAGCTGGTCGGGGTGAGCATCGTCAATCTCTCGGTGCTCAAGAACGACCGCGCTCGGGCCATCCGCTACTCGACGCTCGCCGCGATCTGCCGCGCCCTCGACTGCGAGGTCGGCGACCTGCTGGTGGTGCAGGGGTAG